Proteins encoded within one genomic window of Companilactobacillus sp.:
- a CDS encoding helix-turn-helix transcriptional regulator, with translation MELNHVMAVVFRLLEAEKESRTELCKILDCQPEEISDIITLLKKLNFDIKVSSGRYPTYALNTQIVMFRRFVRLNQFLALNQAITNKSIPMNKRSLANFVKKLMDEADRLPYGTLSYPDLHEAAHLINLDIASNAAQAYLASQKHRVLNIQYYDTKGVFTTRDIEPMEVFYQDHEWYIWAFCRLRNDLRIFKVESIYELETTRTKFIRKPFDLKNGTEDPRSFRDRYLVNLEFNPSQHAFVNKTFKRDKVVNLPDRILVLEKDFYNEEFAIKWLQTVKQKFKVQSPKALQKKLQ, from the coding sequence ATGGAATTAAACCACGTAATGGCCGTTGTTTTTCGATTGTTAGAAGCTGAAAAAGAAAGTCGCACGGAACTATGTAAAATTTTGGATTGTCAGCCTGAAGAAATTTCTGACATCATTACGCTACTCAAAAAGTTAAATTTTGATATCAAAGTTAGTTCTGGACGGTATCCAACCTATGCGTTGAACACGCAGATCGTGATGTTCAGACGATTTGTGCGACTAAATCAATTTTTGGCATTGAATCAAGCCATTACTAATAAATCGATTCCCATGAACAAACGCTCCCTTGCGAATTTTGTGAAAAAATTAATGGATGAAGCTGACCGTTTGCCTTATGGCACTTTATCATACCCAGATTTGCACGAAGCTGCCCATCTGATTAATCTAGACATCGCTTCAAACGCAGCCCAAGCGTATCTAGCTAGTCAGAAACATCGGGTCTTAAATATTCAGTATTACGATACCAAGGGTGTCTTCACGACACGCGATATTGAACCGATGGAAGTGTTCTATCAAGACCACGAGTGGTATATTTGGGCATTTTGTCGTTTGCGTAATGACCTCCGGATTTTTAAAGTCGAATCCATTTATGAGTTAGAAACCACGCGAACCAAGTTTATTCGCAAACCATTTGACTTAAAAAACGGAACCGAAGATCCGCGGTCGTTTCGAGATCGTTATCTAGTCAATCTAGAATTCAATCCATCACAACATGCATTTGTTAATAAGACGTTTAAACGTGATAAAGTAGTAAACCTGCCAGACAGAATCTTAGTGCTGGAAAAAGATTTTTATAATGAAGAATTTGCAATCAAGTGGCTACAGACAGTCAAACAAAAGTTTAAAGTTCAGTCGCCCAAGGCATTGCAGAAAAAATTGCAATAA
- a CDS encoding MFS transporter, whose amino-acid sequence MPEQFSAVKNWRLNIYSFLTGQFVSGITSMIVQYAIIWYLTKRTGSATILSAATLVGMLPMVLLSPLVGPFVDRHNKKALLIIPDIVSALAAILLSIAGFIDHNIPIWIIFVVLFIRSVAQTFQMPTIQSMMPTMVPQDQLTRVNGQLGVVQNSNLIIAPALGALLFAIIPLPILVLLDPLGAMFATPINLWIKIPERPIFNEKIKLLADVKFGLTKLKSKRGLWMLTLLGTLYTLFFMPATTMYPLMTMSYFHGTVGEAGIIEGIFSAGMLLGGGIIGLFGKWKDRVTPILWSMLFLGVAFIFSGNLPGNFRGLIWFGILNAIAGIASPFFSTLLIAMLQQSYPSEILGRIMGIFNSLMNLSGPVGLIFAGPLADSIGVNNLFVVSGIGTLLCGLLVLTVPLARRYDAQLQETIDEEK is encoded by the coding sequence ATGCCAGAACAATTTTCTGCTGTAAAAAATTGGCGGTTAAATATATATTCATTTTTGACCGGTCAATTTGTTTCCGGGATAACTAGTATGATCGTCCAATACGCTATCATCTGGTATTTGACCAAACGGACTGGTTCAGCCACGATTTTGAGTGCTGCAACCTTAGTTGGTATGCTGCCAATGGTCTTGCTGAGCCCTTTAGTCGGCCCCTTCGTTGACCGTCATAATAAAAAAGCTTTACTGATCATACCAGATATTGTTTCCGCATTAGCCGCGATTTTACTGAGTATTGCCGGCTTTATCGATCACAATATACCAATCTGGATAATTTTTGTTGTGCTATTCATTCGGTCAGTTGCTCAGACTTTCCAGATGCCGACGATCCAATCAATGATGCCGACCATGGTGCCACAAGATCAACTGACTAGGGTGAATGGACAACTAGGCGTGGTCCAAAACTCCAATTTGATAATCGCCCCAGCCTTGGGTGCATTGTTATTTGCTATCATACCGCTACCAATTTTAGTATTGCTAGATCCACTAGGGGCAATGTTTGCGACACCGATCAACCTCTGGATCAAGATTCCCGAAAGACCGATTTTTAATGAAAAAATTAAATTGTTGGCAGACGTCAAATTTGGTCTGACTAAGTTAAAAAGTAAACGTGGCTTATGGATGCTGACGTTGTTGGGAACGTTGTATACGCTATTTTTCATGCCAGCAACCACGATGTATCCTTTGATGACGATGTCATATTTTCACGGGACAGTCGGTGAAGCCGGAATCATTGAAGGAATCTTTTCAGCCGGAATGTTGCTGGGTGGAGGCATCATTGGCTTATTTGGAAAGTGGAAAGATCGAGTGACTCCGATCCTTTGGTCAATGCTTTTTCTAGGAGTAGCCTTTATCTTCAGTGGCAATCTACCAGGCAACTTTCGTGGATTGATCTGGTTTGGCATCCTCAATGCAATAGCCGGAATAGCGTCGCCATTTTTCAGTACCTTATTGATAGCGATGCTTCAACAAAGCTATCCTTCAGAGATCCTGGGACGGATCATGGGAATATTTAATTCATTGATGAATCTATCAGGTCCCGTCGGACTGATTTTTGCCGGACCTTTAGCCGATTCAATTGGGGTCAACAACTTGTTTGTCGTATCCGGAATTGGTACGCTACTTTGTGGATTACTAGTTTTGACAGTGCCACTCGCCAGAAGATACGATGCACAATTGCAAGAAACAATTGATGAGGAAAAATGA
- a CDS encoding GNAT family N-acetyltransferase, which produces MKKMYFEAFPKEERVPWMWLMMQSRKQFIEFIAFYDDDQFVGFAYIISRQKLTYIFYLAVNSELRGGGYGSKILQDIFKMYEGQHFAISVEPIDDTADNAAQRRSRVKFYERNGFTMSSKLALEQGVKYSMMYHNGDFEKQDYIDLIAYYAGIFSGIFKTEFID; this is translated from the coding sequence ATGAAAAAAATGTATTTTGAAGCATTCCCCAAAGAAGAACGTGTTCCTTGGATGTGGTTAATGATGCAGTCTAGAAAGCAATTTATCGAATTTATTGCTTTTTACGATGACGACCAATTTGTTGGTTTTGCCTATATCATCAGTCGTCAAAAACTGACGTACATCTTCTATTTAGCAGTCAATTCTGAATTACGCGGTGGAGGATATGGTAGTAAGATCCTTCAAGACATTTTTAAAATGTATGAGGGCCAACACTTTGCAATCAGTGTCGAACCAATCGATGATACCGCCGACAATGCAGCACAACGTCGCAGTCGGGTGAAGTTTTATGAACGAAATGGCTTTACAATGTCATCAAAATTGGCACTGGAACAAGGCGTTAAGTATTCGATGATGTATCACAATGGCGACTTTGAAAAACAAGACTACATTGATCTTATTGCCTATTATGCTGGGATCTTCTCAGGCATCTTCAAAACGGAATTTATCGATTAA
- a CDS encoding LysR family transcriptional regulator encodes MLDKRYQTLIILENTGSYTATAKQLFITQPAVSQQISSLETELHLHLVNNNGHRIELTEQGVKLAELAKQIDIETSKVIQTMQTNADQNRLKMGCTLSLSTTLLPKFIQNLSSKFHILTSEINNTTHILQNIRDGRIDFGLIEGNFNKSEFDSIFLQNENFIGVSNPALNFDSKNIVDLFDKNLYVREIGSGSREILEHWLGTQNFSINDFKHIIEIASPSVIVQLLQQSPGISFIYESLVETEINDGKLKRLDLNGFNISHPINLVFLKNSYFTDTYQQLADTVLNR; translated from the coding sequence ATGCTAGATAAACGTTATCAAACCTTGATTATCCTTGAAAACACGGGATCTTACACAGCAACTGCAAAGCAGCTTTTTATCACGCAACCGGCTGTTTCTCAGCAAATTAGTTCACTGGAGACCGAATTACATCTCCATCTCGTCAATAATAACGGCCACCGGATCGAATTGACTGAACAAGGAGTCAAACTTGCTGAACTTGCTAAGCAGATCGACATTGAAACTAGCAAGGTCATTCAGACTATGCAAACTAACGCAGACCAAAATCGATTGAAGATGGGCTGCACCTTGAGTTTGAGCACTACTCTGTTGCCAAAATTCATCCAAAATCTTTCCAGCAAGTTTCATATTTTAACTTCGGAAATCAATAACACAACTCACATCCTTCAAAATATTCGTGATGGCAGGATCGACTTTGGCTTGATTGAAGGCAATTTTAACAAGTCAGAGTTCGACTCGATTTTTTTACAAAATGAGAACTTCATTGGCGTCAGCAATCCTGCTCTTAATTTCGACTCAAAGAACATTGTCGACTTGTTCGATAAAAATCTTTACGTCCGTGAAATTGGCTCGGGTAGTCGCGAAATTTTAGAACATTGGCTTGGCACGCAAAATTTTTCGATCAATGACTTCAAGCATATTATCGAAATCGCTAGTCCATCGGTCATCGTGCAACTATTGCAGCAGTCTCCTGGCATCAGTTTTATTTATGAATCATTGGTGGAAACTGAAATAAATGACGGCAAACTAAAAAGACTCGATCTCAACGGATTTAATATTTCTCATCCGATCAACCTAGTCTTTTTAAAAAATAGTTATTTTACTGATACGTATCAACAACTCGCTGACACGGTGCTTAATCGATAA
- a CDS encoding YeiH family protein, which produces MYVKFFERGFIYAFLMTLICSIIGTLLGGLPYLSIIGALVISLILGMLFQVYRPAIEKAEVGIGFISNKFLRLGIILLGFKLNLVDLAHAGVKTILVAAVVVTGVIILTYNIARKLGVNKRLAILTASGTGICGAAAVMGVSPQIKVDKDQEHKKRNEEVLAVAIVAILGTVFTLIEISIKPLLHMSPSQFGVMAGGSLHEIAHAIATGGAGGPVSLDAAIITKLSRVLLLAPAALIIGIWYQHSEKKADDATKQKLPIPWFMAGFLAASVIGTFVPMTANVLDFLVKLAYLVLGMAMAALGMTVNFKAFVSSGKNAVLVALSSSVILLLFMIVVSKTFF; this is translated from the coding sequence ATGTACGTAAAATTTTTCGAACGTGGATTTATTTATGCATTTTTAATGACTTTGATTTGTTCAATCATTGGAACGCTGCTAGGTGGACTGCCATACTTGTCGATCATTGGTGCCTTAGTTATTTCATTGATTTTAGGGATGCTATTTCAAGTTTATCGACCAGCTATTGAAAAAGCCGAAGTTGGAATTGGCTTTATTTCTAACAAATTTTTGAGACTAGGAATTATTCTCTTAGGATTCAAACTCAACTTGGTAGATCTGGCTCATGCAGGAGTTAAAACAATCTTGGTCGCTGCCGTTGTTGTGACAGGTGTGATCATTTTGACATACAATATTGCGCGTAAGTTAGGTGTCAACAAACGCTTGGCAATTTTGACAGCCAGTGGAACAGGAATTTGTGGAGCCGCCGCCGTGATGGGCGTGTCGCCACAGATCAAAGTTGATAAAGACCAGGAACATAAAAAAAGAAACGAAGAAGTTTTGGCGGTCGCTATCGTCGCAATTTTAGGAACAGTCTTCACCTTGATCGAGATTTCGATCAAGCCATTGTTGCATATGTCTCCTTCACAATTTGGTGTAATGGCAGGTGGGTCATTGCACGAAATCGCCCATGCCATCGCAACCGGTGGAGCTGGCGGTCCGGTCAGCCTTGACGCAGCCATCATTACCAAACTTTCAAGAGTGTTGCTATTAGCTCCAGCTGCTTTGATCATTGGAATCTGGTATCAACATTCTGAGAAAAAAGCTGATGATGCTACTAAACAAAAATTGCCGATACCTTGGTTCATGGCGGGATTCTTAGCTGCCAGTGTGATCGGTACCTTCGTACCAATGACAGCCAACGTTTTAGACTTCTTAGTTAAGCTCGCTTATCTAGTACTAGGGATGGCGATGGCAGCTTTAGGTATGACAGTCAATTTCAAAGCTTTCGTTAGCAGTGGGAAAAATGCAGTTCTAGTTGCATTGAGTTCATCAGTAATTTTGTTACTATTTATGATTGTGGTAAGTAAAACTTTTTTCTAA
- a CDS encoding peptidylprolyl isomerase, with translation MSYPQLDLENATGSKVTIKTNHGDIKIQLFDDLAPKTVKNFIGLAEKGYYNGVIFHRVIPDFMIQGGDPTGTGAGGESIYGGQFEDEFSNELFNLNGALSMANAGPNTNGSQFFIVSNENMPKRMLKDMASAGYPEEIIAEYKKGGTPWLDHRHTVFGQVIEGLDVVKEISKVKRNNNDKPNEDVVMEEVTVEKA, from the coding sequence ATGTCATATCCACAATTAGATTTAGAAAATGCAACTGGCAGCAAAGTTACTATCAAAACAAATCATGGCGACATCAAAATTCAACTATTTGACGACCTAGCTCCAAAGACTGTCAAAAACTTCATCGGCTTGGCTGAAAAAGGCTATTACAATGGTGTTATTTTCCACCGTGTCATTCCTGATTTCATGATCCAAGGTGGCGATCCTACTGGTACAGGTGCTGGTGGCGAAAGTATTTATGGTGGTCAATTTGAGGATGAGTTCTCAAATGAACTTTTTAACCTTAATGGTGCCTTATCAATGGCTAACGCTGGTCCTAACACTAATGGCAGTCAATTCTTCATCGTATCAAACGAGAACATGCCTAAACGTATGTTGAAGGACATGGCTTCGGCTGGTTATCCTGAAGAGATCATAGCTGAATACAAAAAGGGTGGTACTCCATGGCTTGACCACAGACACACTGTTTTTGGGCAAGTTATCGAAGGCTTGGACGTTGTCAAAGAAATCAGTAAAGTTAAACGTAACAATAATGACAAGCCAAACGAGGATGTTGTTATGGAAGAAGTTACTGTTGAAAAAGCTTAA
- a CDS encoding GRP family sugar transporter, whose protein sequence is MGVLLALIPAIGYGVQPLIATKVGGSPSNQIFGTGFGAAIVGVIMWAIFGTASGSGFWWAFLAGALWSLAQAGQYVAFTQIGVTRTMPISTGLQVVGTSLIGILIFGEWNKSYSKWVGAIAILLVVIGVALTAITDKKEGNSASASIGRGLAVLVPTTIGYWAYSALPKALDSVSGTHLLFPEMLGIFVGAIIYNLVRTKGKSFAQKESWQNGIIGIVFGISSLAYIFAAKDAGVATSFVITQMNVVVSTLGGLFILHESKTPREMKFTLSGLALIVVGSVMTAFL, encoded by the coding sequence GTGGGAGTCTTATTAGCACTGATTCCAGCCATTGGTTATGGTGTTCAACCGCTGATTGCAACTAAAGTCGGAGGAAGTCCTTCTAACCAAATTTTTGGAACTGGATTTGGTGCCGCCATCGTCGGAGTAATCATGTGGGCGATTTTTGGAACCGCTAGCGGATCTGGATTTTGGTGGGCATTTCTAGCTGGAGCTTTATGGTCATTGGCTCAAGCAGGACAATACGTGGCCTTTACCCAAATTGGCGTTACTAGAACGATGCCAATCTCAACTGGATTGCAAGTTGTCGGTACATCGTTGATCGGTATTTTAATTTTTGGCGAATGGAACAAATCTTATTCCAAATGGGTCGGAGCAATTGCTATCTTGCTAGTTGTTATCGGTGTTGCATTAACAGCTATCACTGATAAAAAAGAAGGCAATTCAGCCAGTGCGTCAATTGGACGTGGCTTAGCAGTTTTGGTTCCAACAACAATTGGATATTGGGCTTACAGTGCCTTGCCAAAAGCATTAGACTCAGTTTCAGGAACACATCTACTTTTTCCAGAAATGTTAGGAATCTTTGTGGGAGCAATCATCTACAACTTAGTTAGAACCAAAGGGAAGAGCTTCGCACAAAAGGAAAGCTGGCAAAACGGAATCATCGGAATAGTGTTCGGAATTTCATCGCTAGCCTACATTTTCGCGGCAAAAGATGCCGGAGTAGCAACGTCATTCGTAATCACCCAAATGAACGTAGTAGTATCAACCTTAGGAGGCCTATTCATACTCCACGAAAGCAAGACCCCAAGGGAAATGAAATTCACCCTGTCAGGCTTAGCCTTAATAGTAGTTGGAAGCGTCATGACAGCATTCCTATAA
- a CDS encoding APC family permease — MGEDAQLKRNVGFWAALSTVIGTSIGGGVFFKTPVVTQVTGSANMTLLAWLIGGLITIAAGLTTAELSAAIPETGGMVEYIHHTYGKTSAFMIGWAEMVIYFPANISALSIVFSTQLLHLLGVDRSWSIPVALLVAFSITGINLMGAKFAGNFQTFTTVFKLIPIGLIIIVGLFAKDGAPVPLFPIQAGHDINFMTGLGHGLLATMFAYDGWIQVGNIAGELKNPKRDLPRAIIFGLLGITLIYVFINFVFLKTLPLASIIGNESTAADAAKVIFGDFGGRLVTIGILISVYGAINGYTMTGLRIPYAMAKDKTLPFSEKLSKVSKYGIPFVAALVQLAIACVMVFIGDFNTLTDMLVFVIWIFYTMTFAATIILRKREPEMKRPYKALWYPVTPIIAILGGIFIVVSTIFTQTGLALLGLAVTLLGLPFYAYARHHYGKTDELK; from the coding sequence ATGGGCGAAGACGCACAGCTCAAAAGAAATGTTGGCTTTTGGGCAGCCCTTTCAACAGTTATCGGAACGTCGATCGGAGGAGGAGTTTTCTTTAAGACCCCCGTTGTAACGCAAGTAACCGGATCAGCTAATATGACCCTTCTGGCTTGGTTGATCGGTGGATTGATCACCATTGCCGCTGGTTTGACAACAGCTGAACTTTCAGCTGCTATTCCAGAAACCGGTGGTATGGTGGAATACATCCATCACACCTACGGAAAAACCTCAGCCTTTATGATTGGTTGGGCTGAAATGGTTATTTACTTCCCCGCTAATATATCCGCGTTATCGATTGTTTTCAGTACTCAATTGCTCCATTTGCTCGGCGTTGACCGCAGTTGGTCAATCCCCGTAGCATTATTGGTTGCATTCTCAATTACAGGAATTAATTTGATGGGAGCTAAATTTGCTGGTAACTTCCAGACATTTACAACTGTCTTCAAATTGATCCCGATCGGTTTAATCATCATCGTTGGTTTGTTTGCTAAGGACGGAGCACCCGTTCCACTCTTCCCTATTCAAGCAGGTCACGATATCAACTTCATGACTGGTTTAGGTCATGGACTTCTAGCTACCATGTTTGCTTACGATGGTTGGATTCAAGTTGGTAATATCGCTGGAGAATTGAAGAACCCTAAGCGCGATCTGCCACGTGCTATTATCTTCGGTCTCCTTGGTATCACTTTAATTTACGTCTTTATTAATTTTGTATTCTTGAAGACATTACCACTTGCAAGTATCATCGGTAACGAAAGTACAGCTGCTGACGCTGCCAAAGTAATCTTTGGTGACTTCGGTGGTAGATTAGTTACTATCGGTATTTTGATCTCAGTCTACGGTGCAATTAACGGTTACACTATGACTGGACTTCGTATCCCTTACGCAATGGCTAAAGACAAGACTTTACCATTCAGCGAAAAACTTTCGAAAGTTTCAAAATACGGAATTCCATTCGTTGCTGCATTGGTACAATTAGCTATTGCTTGTGTCATGGTATTTATCGGAGATTTCAATACACTAACAGACATGTTGGTATTCGTAATTTGGATCTTCTACACAATGACATTCGCTGCTACAATCATTTTAAGAAAACGTGAACCTGAAATGAAACGTCCTTACAAGGCTCTCTGGTATCCAGTAACACCAATTATTGCGATCCTGGGTGGTATCTTCATCGTCGTTTCAACTATCTTCACACAAACTGGTTTGGCATTGCTTGGTTTGGCTGTAACACTTCTTGGCCTTCCATTTTATGCTTATGCTAGACATCATTATGGCAAGACAGACGAACTTAAATAG
- a CDS encoding APC family permease translates to MRRKSIDDLMCDSKSKPKTLGLFDLTIMGIGAIIGTGILVLTGIVAATDAGPAVIFSFLIAALASALIGLCYSELTTTIPSSGSAYVYSWITMGEQIAFFSGWTLVGVYITTTATVATGWTGYVDSFLRELGVHIPRILTADPFNGGLINLPAVIIVLLITLLLTRGMSESKTINNILVLVKLGIIILFIVVGALNINPSNWNPFLPFGVRGIFTGASTVFFSFLGFDALATSAEDCKNVQKNLPIAIIASLVISTIFYIVVSLVMTGDVKYNLLNVPEAMAFVLITIHHPGVAQVVSAGAILGILAVILAFIYAASNIAMSMSRGGFLPPSISKLSKKSHTPNKSLWMIGLITATCSGFFDIKKLATFANVGSLCIFFIISIAVILLRKQHPELKRSFKVPFGNVIPIASAVVCVILLFNLPGTAWLSYIGWLAIGAVLYFAYSKKHVIY, encoded by the coding sequence ATGCGACGAAAATCGATTGACGATTTAATGTGTGACTCAAAGAGTAAGCCCAAAACATTAGGGCTTTTCGATCTAACTATTATGGGAATAGGAGCTATCATCGGAACTGGTATTTTGGTACTGACAGGTATTGTTGCTGCCACGGATGCTGGTCCTGCGGTAATCTTCTCATTCTTAATCGCTGCATTGGCAAGCGCACTGATTGGACTTTGCTATTCAGAATTAACGACCACGATTCCTAGTTCTGGAAGTGCGTATGTCTATTCTTGGATTACTATGGGCGAACAAATTGCCTTCTTCTCCGGTTGGACACTTGTTGGAGTTTACATTACAACTACAGCAACGGTTGCAACTGGTTGGACAGGTTATGTAGATTCTTTCTTAAGAGAATTAGGCGTTCATATACCAAGAATTTTGACGGCGGATCCATTTAACGGAGGATTAATAAATTTACCAGCCGTTATTATCGTCTTGTTAATAACCTTGTTATTGACTAGAGGGATGAGCGAAAGTAAAACTATCAACAATATTTTGGTTCTGGTTAAATTAGGAATCATTATTTTATTTATTGTTGTTGGTGCACTTAATATCAATCCTTCAAACTGGAATCCATTTTTACCATTTGGAGTTAGAGGTATTTTTACCGGAGCTTCAACGGTATTTTTCTCATTCTTAGGGTTTGATGCGTTGGCAACATCGGCCGAAGATTGTAAGAATGTTCAGAAAAACTTGCCAATTGCAATTATTGCATCACTAGTAATTTCAACGATCTTTTATATCGTGGTCAGTTTAGTAATGACGGGAGATGTGAAATATAACCTATTAAACGTTCCAGAAGCAATGGCGTTCGTATTGATCACAATTCATCATCCAGGTGTCGCTCAAGTTGTTTCAGCCGGTGCGATCCTTGGTATCTTGGCGGTTATCTTAGCATTTATCTATGCTGCTTCAAATATTGCTATGTCAATGAGTCGTGGAGGATTTTTACCACCTTCAATTAGCAAATTAAGCAAGAAGAGCCACACGCCAAACAAATCATTGTGGATGATTGGATTGATCACCGCAACTTGTTCAGGATTTTTCGATATTAAAAAATTAGCAACGTTTGCTAATGTTGGATCATTATGTATTTTCTTCATTATTTCAATAGCAGTGATCCTATTGAGAAAGCAACATCCTGAATTGAAACGCTCATTCAAAGTGCCATTTGGCAATGTGATCCCAATTGCATCAGCTGTGGTATGTGTGATTTTACTATTTAATTTACCTGGTACAGCCTGGTTAAGCTATATTGGCTGGTTAGCAATTGGTGCAGTATTGTACTTTGCGTATTCGAAAAAACATGTTATCTATTGA
- a CDS encoding GrdX family protein: protein MANFYILTNNPMVKDKYSEITHFDENLTVADIFTHGRDAIHLGANLINHPLAGSIKPNQSPYKSLVLSDREGDLDMFSLTLIEGAIQVLKKLRPRDQGYSESTLEDFQVIDLDLLDSAIESLPYEYHE from the coding sequence ATGGCAAATTTTTATATTTTAACTAACAATCCGATGGTCAAAGATAAATATTCTGAAATCACTCATTTTGACGAAAATTTAACAGTTGCAGATATTTTTACCCACGGCCGGGATGCCATTCATCTTGGAGCAAATTTGATAAATCATCCACTAGCTGGCAGCATCAAACCGAATCAAAGTCCTTACAAAAGTTTAGTCTTAAGTGACCGCGAAGGAGACCTCGATATGTTTTCATTAACTTTGATCGAAGGAGCGATTCAAGTTCTGAAAAAACTTCGTCCAAGAGATCAAGGATACAGTGAAAGCACATTAGAAGATTTTCAAGTTATCGATTTAGATTTGCTTGATTCTGCCATTGAGAGTTTACCTTACGAGTACCACGAGTAA